A stretch of Acropora muricata isolate sample 2 chromosome 7, ASM3666990v1, whole genome shotgun sequence DNA encodes these proteins:
- the LOC136922373 gene encoding EF-hand domain-containing protein 1-like — protein MSALPFLPGNSFTDPTKTKFHRPQTLGWMNGYSVPIAPQIGIGGDPIPVNKLTQEELDELANLKPSLTYGQKVQAPPEDFVPAHVGFDKKVLLFFAYFKQTVHESANEYYRVRPVKVYYYLEDDSIAVVEPVVNNSGIPQGKLIKRQRLPKNDLGEYWHWKDLNLGINVTFYGKVFHLYDCDGWTKEYLTSEGIELNDPEIPEQDPYAETRKQPLRSYKTPSDFDKLKQFLELDRKVLRFYCVWDDRDSMFGEIRPCIIHYYLVDDTVEIREVHSGNDGRDPFPVLVCRQRLPRDRGNVESSFPSCVLELSNHEVKDWFTPRDFMVGQTLFILGRRFLLYDCDEFTKNYYRTKFGVSDFTPVDVKGAPRKPLPKETPPYNGYGSLEDSLQSCLSLVPHPPKKDFIKMLENDHKVLRYAATMESFRPEDKNRRFIIYYRLADDMLTIYEPPVRNAGIIGGKFLERTRATKPGSSVDNPEFYTPADFQIGALIQIFKHRFRITDADEYVLKHLQSHARTYPIATINSIREKHGRPPTTTEELLANVPQGDTDPNLRKRQPDGIKTEYQRRF, from the exons ATGTCTGCTCTTCCATTTCTTCCCGGAAATTCTTTCACAGATCCAACG aaaacaaaatttcaccggCCTCAAACACTCGGCTGGATGAATGGTTACTCCGTTCCCATAGCACCTCAGATTGGCATTGGCGGCGACCCCATCCCTGTCAATAAACTCACACAAGAAGAGTTGGATGAGCTTGCAAACCTCAAGCCTTCTTTAACCTATGGTCAAAAAGTGCAGGCTCCACCAGAAGACTTTGTTCCTGCACATGTTGGATTTGACAAAAAGGTGTTGTTATTCTTCGCATATTTCAAACAAACAGTTCATGAATCTGCGAATGAATATTACAGAGTGCGTCCAGTGAAAGTTTACTACTATTTGGAAGATGATTCAATTGCAGTAGTGGAACCAGTAGTAAATAACAG TGGAATTCCTCAAGGAAAACTGATTAAACGACAACGCTTGCCAAAGAACGACCTTGGGGAATATTGGCACTGGAAGGACCTTAATTTGGGCATCAATGTTACATTTTATGGAAAAGTATTTCATCTTTACGACTGTGATGGATGGACAAAG GAATACTTGACCAGTGAAGGAATTGAACTAAATGATCCAGAGATCCCAGAACAAGATCCATATGCTGAAACACGCAAACAACCCCTCCGCAGCTACAAGACACCCTCTGATTTTGACAAATTGAAACAGTTCCTGGAATTAGACAGAAAGGTCCTGAGATTCTATTGTGTGTGGGATGACAGAGATAGCATGTTTGGTGAAATAAGACCTTGT ATCATTCACTACTACTTGGTAGATGATACCGTGGAAATACGAGAAGTACACTCTGGCAACGACGGAAGAGACCCTTTCCCTGTTCTTGTGTGTCGGCAGAGATTACCAAGAGACAGAGGCAATGTAGAAT cCTCATTTCCTTCCTGTGTTCTTGAATTATCTAATCATGAGGTTAAGGACTGGTTCACACCAAGGGATTTCATGGTTGGCCAGACCCTGTTCATTCTGGGAAGAAGATTTCTCCTTTATGATTGCGATGAATTTACAAAGAATTACTACAGGACAAAGTTTGGTGTCAGTGACTTCACACCAGTTGATGTAAAGGGTGCGCCAAGAAAGCCCTTACCCAAG GAGACTCCACCTTACAATGGTTATGGCTCCCTTGAAGACAGTCTTCAATCCTGTCTGTCACTTGTGCCTCATCCTCCAAAGAAAGACTTCATCAAAATGTTGGAAAATGATCACAAAGTGCTGAGATATGCAGCAACTATG gagaGCTTCCGACCTGAAGACAAAAACAGACGATTTATCATTTACTATCGTTTAGCTGATGACATGTTGACAATCTACGAGCCTCCAGTGAGAAATGCAGGAATCATTGGCGGCAAATTTCTGGAGCGTACACGCGCAACTAAACCAGGATCATCTGTTGATAATCCTGAATTTTACACACCTGCTGATTTCCAGATTGGTGCTCTGATACAGATCTTCAAACATCGCTTCAGAATAACTGATGCTGACGAGTACGTGCTGAAACACTTGCAATCTCATGCTCGCACGTACCCCATTGCCACTATTAATTCAATCAGAGAAAAACATGGCAGACCACCCACAACCACAGAGGAGCTGTTAGCTAATGTACCACAAGGAGATACTGATCCCAACTTAAGGAAGCGTCAGCCTGATGGAATTAAAACGGAATATCAGAGGAG ATTTTAA
- the LOC136922372 gene encoding regulating synaptic membrane exocytosis protein 3-like isoform X2, protein MATFSDVVSSVMGAKRSPWIPPGIKLGSESYFGDFVDGLGPAQIVGRQVLASPSMGDIQLAMFDRKGVLEVEVVRAKGLLPKPGSKILPAPYVKVYVMEGKRCLMKKKTRAARRTLEPYYQQQLEFKVEFTGKTLQVIVWGDYGRMDRKVFMGVVQILLDELDLSNLVIGWYKLFSTSSMCDPPLPSSPLGGSPKKSPAPSPRSSVNQGVGSPLRGMSPLPTIVPPQGHMGNMDEEGDYV, encoded by the exons ATGGCTACATTTTCTGATGTTGTAAGTTCAGTTATGGGAGCCAAACGGAG TCCCTGGATTCCACCCGGCATTAAACTTGGAAGCGAGAGTTATTTTGGCGATTTTGTTGACGGTCTGGGTCCCGCTCAGATCGTGGGCCGTCAAGTGCTAGCCTCTCCTTCAATGGGAGACATACAGTTAGCCATGTTTGACAGGAAAGGAGTGCTTGAAGTCGAGGTTGTACGAGCCAAGGGCTTGTTGCCGAAACCTGGGTCAAAGATTCTGCCAG caCCGTATGTAAAGGTTTACGTGATGGAGGGCAAAAGGTgtttgatgaaaaagaaaaccagaGCAGCGCGAAGAACATTAGAACCATATTATCAACAACAATTAGAATTTAAGGTCGAATTTACTGGAAAGACACTTCAG GTAATCGTGTGGGGAGATTACGGGCGTATGGACAGGAAGGTGTTCATGGGCGTTGTACAGATCTTATTGGACGAGCTCGACCTTAGTAATTTAGTGATTGGTTGGTATAAACTTTTCTCTACGTCTTCCATGTGTGACCCACCCCTCCCCTCCTCTCCGCTCGGTGGCTCGCCGAAGAAGTCCCCAGCTCCCTCTCCACGGTCATCTGTGAATCAAGGTGTTGGTAGTCCATTGCGTGGAATGTCACCGCTGCCCACTATCGTACCCCCGCAAGGTCATATGGGAAACATGGACGAAGAGGGGGACTACGTTTGA
- the LOC136922372 gene encoding regulating synaptic membrane exocytosis protein 3-like isoform X1, with protein MKPTRRTTGSDSVGGSGRSSRSSSITSDRSGSLNSIPGSVTSCESSPWIPPGIKLGSESYFGDFVDGLGPAQIVGRQVLASPSMGDIQLAMFDRKGVLEVEVVRAKGLLPKPGSKILPAPYVKVYVMEGKRCLMKKKTRAARRTLEPYYQQQLEFKVEFTGKTLQVIVWGDYGRMDRKVFMGVVQILLDELDLSNLVIGWYKLFSTSSMCDPPLPSSPLGGSPKKSPAPSPRSSVNQGVGSPLRGMSPLPTIVPPQGHMGNMDEEGDYV; from the exons ATGAAACCAACGCGGCGGACGACTGGAAGTGATAGTGTGGGAGGAAGTGGTCGAAGTAGCAGGTCTTCGTCGATTACAAGTGATAGAAGCGGAAGCTTGAATAGTATACCAGGCTCGGTTACTAGCTGCGAAAGTAG TCCCTGGATTCCACCCGGCATTAAACTTGGAAGCGAGAGTTATTTTGGCGATTTTGTTGACGGTCTGGGTCCCGCTCAGATCGTGGGCCGTCAAGTGCTAGCCTCTCCTTCAATGGGAGACATACAGTTAGCCATGTTTGACAGGAAAGGAGTGCTTGAAGTCGAGGTTGTACGAGCCAAGGGCTTGTTGCCGAAACCTGGGTCAAAGATTCTGCCAG caCCGTATGTAAAGGTTTACGTGATGGAGGGCAAAAGGTgtttgatgaaaaagaaaaccagaGCAGCGCGAAGAACATTAGAACCATATTATCAACAACAATTAGAATTTAAGGTCGAATTTACTGGAAAGACACTTCAG GTAATCGTGTGGGGAGATTACGGGCGTATGGACAGGAAGGTGTTCATGGGCGTTGTACAGATCTTATTGGACGAGCTCGACCTTAGTAATTTAGTGATTGGTTGGTATAAACTTTTCTCTACGTCTTCCATGTGTGACCCACCCCTCCCCTCCTCTCCGCTCGGTGGCTCGCCGAAGAAGTCCCCAGCTCCCTCTCCACGGTCATCTGTGAATCAAGGTGTTGGTAGTCCATTGCGTGGAATGTCACCGCTGCCCACTATCGTACCCCCGCAAGGTCATATGGGAAACATGGACGAAGAGGGGGACTACGTTTGA
- the LOC136922366 gene encoding ZP domain-containing protein, protein MFLYSFVFLMLLGLSSAQTESATSPDEVETEPTMSTDQPETSPSVSTTTEPTTETPPVTTPPPPDSLSVICTNEKMEVFLDHAKHKNLDLDKVTLKDANCKASGTLNATHLWMDVPFDSCMTNHSTDGDTITYQNSLVAETRASAGSSLISREFQAEFPFKCTYPRSAVLSVVAFSPRERIVYTKTAEFGNFTFTMDMYKTDKYETPYDSFPVRLDLDDPMFLEVKVSSNDSKLVLIPLKCWATPSSDLQDDKYYTFIENGCGKADDPSLVFNYEESNVQRFKMGAFRFIGESLNSNVYLHCDVEACRKGDSDSRCAKGCQTSRRRRRSSLASSAGTEQTVTLGPMKISEKAEVGAQEAVSSLTIFAAVAGVLGVIVLFLAVALVMLYKRHRSPQSATRVVYTKTANEEGKLLV, encoded by the exons ATGTTTCTCTACTCTTTCGTTTTCTTGATGCTCCTGGGCCTCTCCAGTG CCCAAACAGAATCAGCGACATCACCGGATGAGGTCGAAACTGAGCCAACGATGTCAACAGATCAACCAGAAACAAGTCCATCTGtgtcaacaacaacagaacCAACGACAGAAACGCCACCAGTAACCACTCCACCACCGCCAGACA GTCTATCAGTAATTTGCACCAATGAAAAGATGGAAGTTTTTCTGGACCACGCAAAGCACAAAAACCTGGACTTAGACAAAGTTACTTTAAAAGACGCGAACTGTAAAGCCTCTGGAACTCTGAATGCTACACACCTGTGGATGGACGTTCCATTTGACAGCTGCATGACTAACCATTCTACTGACGGCGATACGATCACTTACCAGAATAGCCTCGTAGCAGAAACACGTGCATCGGCTGGCAGCAGTCTCATCTCCAGAGAGTTCCAGGCTGAGTTCCCATTCAAGTGCACGTATCCACGTTCTGCTGTGCTTTCAGTTGTCGCCTTTTCTCCAAGAGAAAGAATTGTCTACACTAAAACAG CTGAGTTTGGTAACTTTACCTTCACAATGGACATGTACAAGACAGATAAATATGAGACTCCTTACGATTCCTTCCCGGTGCGGTTGGACTTAGATGATCCCATGTTTCTGGAAGTAAAAGTGTCTTCTAATGACTCCAAACTTGTGTTGATCCCTCTCAAGTGCTGGGCTACACCATCATCAGATTTGCAAGACGACAAGTACTACACGTTTATTGAAAACGG GTGCGGAAAGGCAGATGATCCTTCTCTTGTCTTTAACTATGAAGAAAGCAATGTTCAGCGTTTCAAGATGGGTGCCTTCAGGTTCATTGGTGAAAGTCTGAATTCCAACGTTTACTTGCACTGTGACGTAGAGGCCTGTCGTAAAGGCGATAGTGACTCGCGCTGCGCAAAGGGATGTCAAACGTCTAGAAGGAGGAGGCGTAGTAGCTTGGCCTCTAGCGCTGGAACTGAGCAGACCGTAACACTTGGTCCCATGAAAATCAGTGAAAAAGCAGAGGTTGGAG CGCAAGAAGCCGTTAGTTCGCTGACCATTTTTGCCGCAGTCGCAGGTGTTCTTGGTGTCATAGTCTTGTTCCTTGCCGTTGCTTTGGTGATGTTATACAAGCGTCATCGTAGTCCCCAGAGTGCTACACGCGTTGTGTACACAAAAACTGCAAATGAGGAAGGCAAACTGCTGGTGTAA
- the LOC136922377 gene encoding large ribosomal subunit protein mL53-like, which translates to MAAIRGVSLKQVAKVTVSFCPFDAKTATAREFLTRISCKGMRDSNNKCEVNSSIKNDGSEPVVEVVFNDKDTLTMKTKNLKLMDMLAMFNKKCREKEG; encoded by the exons atggcggccattcGAGGAGTTTCCTTGAAACAAGTTGCGAAAgtgactgtttcattttgtccGTTTGATGCTAAAACAGCAACGGCGAG AGAATTCCTAACAAGAATTTCATGTAAAGGCATGAGAGATTCCAACAATAAATGCGAAGTCAACTCAAGCATCAAGAATGATGGATCAGAACCAGTTGTTGAAGTCGTCTTTA atgacaaagacactttgacaatgaaaacaaaaaatctcAAACTAATGGATATGTTAGCAATGTTTAACAAGAAATGCAGAGAGAAGGAGGGATAA